In Cydia pomonella isolate Wapato2018A chromosome 1, ilCydPomo1, whole genome shotgun sequence, one genomic interval encodes:
- the LOC133524205 gene encoding uncharacterized protein LOC133524205, with protein MNCVRLLNASHRNIFKLSSIKYATHPLKFLEAQTKWQEKDGVSKRWQLIYKAPMDTQLNYATTYLTLSTVAAAAGGVYYAAVFDKTTLNEPVVIGTDVVIANSPTECLLYLGAFVVFHVMLKVLLNKYVLRLYQDGDNYIAVFRGHMFNTIFKHKFHLKEFKKLSPTIFVSWGDARFDLGNKHGIILDNFFKTPEHFNYLLYKNQRHKPEDDE; from the coding sequence ATGAACTGTGTGCGATTACTGAACGCGAGCCATAGAAATATATTCAAACTTTCTTCAATCAAATATGCTACCCATCCACTGAAGTTTTTGGAAGCACAGACAAAATGGCAAGAGAAAGATGGTGTATCGAAGCGATGGCAGTTGATATACAAAGCGCCCATGGACACACAACTAAACTATGCTACAACTTACCTCACCCTATCGACCGTCGCTGCGGCTGCGGGTGGAGTTTACTATGCAGCAGTGTTCGACAAAACCACATTGAATGAACCAGTAGTAATAGGAACCGATGTTGTTATAGCTAACAGTCCGACCGAATGCCTCTTGTACCTTGGAGCGTTTGTTGTCTTTCATGTAATGCTCAAAGTTTTACTCAACAAATACGTTCTGCGACTCTACCAGGACGGAGACAATTACATAGCCGTGTTCAGAGGGCACATGTTCAATACCATCTTCAAACACAAGTTCCATCTAAAGGAATTTAAAAAGCTGAGCCCTACTATTTTTGTGTCCTGGGGTGATGCTAGATTTGACCTAGGAAATAAGCATGGAATCATCCTTGACAACTTCTTCAAAACTCCAGAGCattttaactatttattgtacaaaaatcaGAGACACAAGCCTGAGGATGATGAGTAA
- the LOC133524213 gene encoding large ribosomal subunit protein uL30m: protein MNKQLLKVCSPLAVFSRARGFAPPPGGIKYPGGITYYPRHPNHKDPEYTPSKLFRVERIKTLKHQPWYLKLIMRELKIDEETRVTILKNIPEINSKLWKVKHLIKVTPITFPYGEPAPEDIKHTILKENGQCIVTKTLAPQPEQIEALENFVNNKKKMDSTTIKRDSRHKWNMAFGGGF, encoded by the exons ATGAACAAACAGCTCCTCAAGGTTTGTAGCCCGTTGGCTGTATTCTCAAGAGCAAGAGGTTTCGCTCCTCCACCGGGCGGAATCAAATACCCAGGAGGGATCACATATTACCCaag GCATCCAAATCACAAAGATCCAGAGTATACCCCTTCAAAGCTGTTTAGAGTGGAACGTATAAAAACCCTGAAACACCAGCCTTGGTACCTGAAACTGATCATGAGAGAACTGAAAATTGACGAAGAG ACCAGAGTCACCATTCTGAAGAATATTCCTGAAATCAATTCCAAGCTTTGGAAGGTGaagcatttaataaaagttaCCCCAATCACTTTCCCCTATGGAGAACCTGCCCCTGAAGATATCAAACATACAATCCTGAAAGAAAATGGGCAGTGTATAGTTACAAAAACACTTGCACCACAACCAGAACAGATAGAGGCTTTGGAAAACTTTGTTAATAACAAAAAGAAAATGGATTCTACAACAATAAAAAGAGATTCTAGGCATAAGTGGAATATGGCATTTGGTGGAGGATTTTAG
- the LOC133524184 gene encoding uncharacterized protein LOC133524184, producing MKRVRFLTPCRAENLVTMNESDCHSPRPFVQRNLDTEAPELPCVFEQDVLYSPDPVKRFEYSDTSPYPTVNKTEVVSRFDTGNQWSPSNELELSMLDSSNQQPRKPVYFTPVSSTSSQEKICSAQSRRLHLTPEPSINVLSPIENGKIVTPPNVLHKDDNFFITRGGMNRFQLQDTVQVQMNKMSLGKENHYNVTAHVPVNRAPKPSSQASSGNLDDSCTCHHCKKTKTHFNFNTSTPGNMSHNGQHYGHQRENNSLNIIRPPLPQPTCNHCMCSQERQTTNVRKESVSPKHPNGVDKKAWIIERYQQAKNPCTDVEKQMNVSKEKREPTVGDLLKIIKLQNEQLQLLQEKVDKLISSASCAPQMPIQNIVREHVAVETIDRDQHKISIGVMTSLEMVRTSTVINKEVMKQTYDNAQTQCNRSEISIKEIVKQPVNLNFLDGILPVGKTVETSLHESPDAQLVSNYNDEKTLNEQSLYNVQVDNATTPLMSPDQSLYLDVRDYSGSDSGSDHSNVGWTYYNKVMTHVNGMLQDSDMPSSASALYRNTRQQCVQMHIDKTNISVTKRVTFGDEPAVQSADTSLRMNQLAAKYLKAAPAPAPRQNEMSFATKNYMERHKILQGQSSSRRATQVEIPRFLDITTLKQQPKLL from the exons ATGAAGAGAGTGCGGTTCTTAACTCCGTGTAGGGCAGAAAATTTAGTTACAATGAATGAGTCTGATTGCCATTCGCCCCGACCTTTTGTCCAAAGGAATCTGGACACGGAAGCGCCGGAGCTTCCATGTGTTTTTGAGCAAGACGTGTTGTATAGTCCAGACCCCGTCAAGAGATTCGAGTATAGTGATACTTCACCTTATCCGACTGTGAATAAGACCGAGGTAGTTAGTAGATTTGATACGGGCAACCAATGGTCGCCTAGCAATGAACTGGAGCTGAGCATGCTTGATTCATCGAACCAGCAACCTAGAAAACCAGTATACTTTACACCAGTGTCAAGTACATCTAGTCAGGAAAAAATTTGCAGTGCCCAGAGCAGGAGGTTACATTTAACGCCTGAACCATCTATAAATGTTTTATCGCCCATTGAGAACGGTAAAATTGTCACACCACCGAATGTTCTGCATAAAGATGACAACTTCTTTATAACCCGTGGAGGCATGAACAGGTTTCAGCTTCAGGATACAGTTCAAGTTCAAATGAATAAAATGTCCTTGGGGAAGGAGAATCACTACAATGTGACAGCTCATGTTCCTGTGAACAGGGCTCCCAAACCATCCAGTCAGGCCTCTAGTGGTAACTTGGATGATAGCTGCACTTGTCATCACTGTAAAAAGACTAAAACTCATTTTAACTTTAATACTTCAACACCTGGAAATATGAGCCACAATGGGCAACATTATGGGCACCAAAGAGAAAACAACAGCCTGAACATTATACGGCCACCTCTACCACAACCTACTTGTAATCATTGCATGTGTTCACAAGAAAGACAAACTACAAATGTTAGGAAAGAATCTGTTTCACCAAAACATCCCAATGGAGTTGACAAGAAAGCATGGATCATAGAAAGGTATCAGCAAGCTAAAAACCCATGCACAGATGTTGAAAAACAAATGAATGTAAGCAAGGAAAAGCGAGAACCAACAGTTGGTGACCTCCTTAAGATTATCAAACTGCAGAATGAGCAGTTGCAACTGCTGCAGGAGAAAGTGGACAAGTTAATATCATCTGCAAGTTGCGCCCCTCAGATGCCCATTCAAAACATTGTGAGGGAGCATGTTGCAGTGGAAACAATAGACAGAGATCAGCACAAGATATCCATAGGGGTGATGACAAGTTTAGAAATGGTGCGAACATCAACAGTAATAAACAAAGAAGTGATGAAGCAAACATATGACAACGCACAGACACAGTGCAACCGCTCCGAAATAAGCATTAAAGAGATTGTTAAACAGCCCGTCAATTTGAATTTTCTTGATGGTATATTACCTGTAGGTAAGACAGTGGAAACCAGCTTGCATGAGAGCCCTGACGCACAGCTTGTATCAAACTATAATGATGAGAAAACTCTGAATGAACAGAGTCTGTACAATGTGCAGGTAGATAATGCCACCACACCCCTCATGTCTCCTGACCAAAGTCTTTATTTGGATGTTAGGGATTACAGCGG CTCTGATTCAGGCAGTGACCACTCCAATGTTGGATGGACATACTACAATAAAGTTATG ACACATGTGAATGGCATGCTCCAGGACTCAGACATGCCGTCGTCGGCCAGTGCGCTGTACCGAAACACGAGGCAGCAATGTGTGCAGATGCACATTGACAAGACCAACATATCAGTCACCAAAAG AGTGACGTTCGGCGACGAGCCCGCAGTGCAGTCCGCCGACACAAGTTTGCGCATGAACCAGCTCGCGGCCAAGTACCTGAAGGCCgcgccggcgcccgcgccgcgacAGAACGAGATGAGCTTCGCTACCAAGAACTATATGGAGAGACACAAGATTTTACAAG gACAAAGTTCGTCAAGACGCGCCACACAAGTTGAGATACCCCGGTTTTTAGATATTACTACTTTAAAACAACAACCAAAGTTGTTATAG